The nucleotide sequence AATGATCCTTGATCATTGGCAATAAATAAAacgtgtttatatatatatacatggcgATCGGCGAGTCAATACATGAAACGAAAGAAATTTAGTGTTTAAGAATACAATATGGTTTATTGTAATGAATACATTAAGTTGATTGTTAAgacaataaatgttaattaGACCTTGATATGTCAATAAGTATTACGTTTTCAGAAAACATCCACACAATCGAGTACCATCTATATACATGCTTTAACTGTATagtaaactgttttattatttcataagcTCTATTTACAAATACAGCGAGGTTAAAAACTATATTAACATTCTTTGGAATGAACAGCTCAATGTTTTTGAATATGCTTAGATTTCTACAATAAAATATAGGAAGGTACCTTTGCCTAATTTCGgaatacaagttacattcagaAGGGAAGTGAAACTCgtcttttaaaatgttacatgATGGACATGTCCTATCAACAATAACTGTATTATTCCATCTCCCAGCTTCGATATTAAGCCTATGCGATGATAAATTCAATTTGCTGAGAGCATTTCTAtacttttcaatattaacatgaaataaaattgtaaattaaattggaacatatttctataaaataagGCCCTAGAAGAATCGTAAGTCTACCATTTTGGACAAAGTAATTCTTtagtctttgtttaaaaagttgcaaaaataGGGTAAGCTCCAAACATAATATAACCAAATATAATAGAATCCCAATGAACTTAGAACAATTTTACTTGTTTAGCccacttttttttaaaggacGAATTTCAATATTATCTAACATAagtagggatggaaaccggataccaaatcggtatccggatattcgtatcaagtattcgaatactatccggatactcgtatcaaatcgttttcataataagtaaatttcctattatatgtcacccaccttttgttatttgacataattgtccacttaatttagaattcgtcatatggcaatttcactttttcattcattctttctcagtcttaataatttataatgttataatcaaagctaaacaactcattttacgtcataaagctcatgatgaataccacataaacacctcgcgaatttgatagtcacttcggcccaggtggttgcttggttactgccacgtgctttcgagtttgttatttatcagcagggttcatgttaaatgacgctttgattataTGATAGtctattgtaattttatttcattacattgtttgatttaatgcaatgttttgtaatgaaggatataattgcggaaaagataagaagacaaaaGACGATGTGATTTTTCgttatttacatgcgtgtacttgtgattggacgatcaattcctacggattaatgatcaatccgtttaatatcaactagtgccaattaagcacatctgagatcataaaacaacacttgtcattgtaaacaaggtcatagaacttcacagggtgctgcacagtatcacgccttgtgcaaacacccatttagcagacgatttgtgacacatacccgcttcgcgacagacactgttgatcacctgaatTATTTCATctaaaaagttttataacaattgctatgtctctgctaaactatttcattgaaattttagttctaaacgaatattcgaatacccattttggtatccgaatacttgcgtgatatccggatatccggatactcggatattcgcttccatccctaaaCATAAGTTTATagataaaattaatgtatttttgttccgttatatatgtaacataatCAAACCAAGTTTGTCGATTCATTTCAGTATTTTCAATCGGATTGACTGAATCAGACACTGCGAATGCAGTCGAGATAAGCCCATGCGAAAGCagtggttgctatggaaacatgagaaatgtaaatgttattaaTCGTTTAGAAAATGAGGCCCCAAAGACAGCTCTTTCAAAAATAGACGCTTTGACCATATATGCCACGGTGTACACTCATTTCAttaacaacaacacataattgtaacaatatttataacacTCAGTCCGTATAtctttataatatttacaccgTCTCATTTGAGATTGGGTTTGTGAACAGTTGAATTTTAACGTATTGACTTTTTACGACTTTTTTTCATTGGTCTGGGAAAACATCTGTTAGACGTGTACATGCAACGTCATTACGACTGAGCTCGCAAAATATTTACGTGCTGCGTCAGAAGTGATGTAATTTCAGTATTTACCCTAAACTCAAATTCGATTCAGTAGATTGACCTAGAACTTACAGAACAACACTATTTAtccttttaattgtttttaccaTGATCTCGAACAGTCCAATCAGTTAAAAGCTTATTCTTCTTATATATACGTATCCAATGAGTTGGTTATTGAATCTATGTGATCACATTTGTTCTCGAGCGTAAAGTTCCAAAACTTATtcctattttttaatattaatgcatCAACTTCGTATATACATTATATGCATCTTTTTTTAGACACAAACAGTGCATTGAAATGTTCTCATGTGTGTTGCATTAAAACATTGAGGAAATAATTGAACTGTCACGCAACCTgccaatgaaaaaaatcatcgaTAATGTATCGTAACGTTTTTACTATGTAACTAACGCGCTGTTTTTCGACTATCACGTACATGAAAACATGTTTCTCCTGAAAGATGAGGACATACAGATATATAATAAAGGGTTAGCaaaattgttgatgaaatatatcctagagaaaaaaaatatgagaataTTCGTAAGGTACAAATTGATTTGCAAATTCATTCCCATTAGAATGGATAGAGAGGTACCAGGGATAACAGCAGAGATGACAAACACAAAAGAAACAACTCCCATTATTTTACTACTTCGCACTGAACGGAGATAATTTCTGTTAAAGGCGTTGTTTACGTTTCCCTCACCTGGTCCAATTCGTCTCCAATTTCTTAGAGAAACAACAATTTTACCATAACTGACAAATGTTATAACACTGCATATAAGCGCTATGAcaacatatatgatataaacgTACATTTGGAGTTTTTTCATTTCAGGTATAAAATAGCAATGACCATTAACATTGTTCCCAGTAAGGATAAAGGCAATTGAAGAAAAGCAAAGAGACCCGATAATAATGCCTATTCCAAAATAGCATGCTTGTTTTGATGATATCAAATCTTCTTTTCCTAGAGTTTTTCTCACCCTTGCAAGTGCTGTAAATGCGATCAGGATATTCGAAGAGAGGAACGCCATGTTCGCGGTAGTGAAATGGATTTTGCACATCCAGGAAGGCATGATCATATTCCATACGCCAACATTTGTCATGATGAACGAGGGCGCACATATTGATAGCGAACACAAGTCAGAGACCGCTAAATAGAATACCATCCAGTCTGTGACTGATCTTTTCTTAAGGTtgtagtggacctttacaatcAAACAGTTTCCAGGTATGCCAAGTAGAAATGCAACAGCAAGAAAAGTCGTCAAGAAATGTCGACACCAGACGGGAACGCGGTCTATAAGCATCAGTTCGGCGACATACGAATCTGTCCCGGCGATTTCGGTCGTGTTGTTCATACCTGCACAGCTTTTATTTTTCCTGAAAGTTAACAtggtaatttaaaacaacagtgtgaaatattttacctGCAACTTAACATAAGTGTATTGAAATGCCATTTGATAAATATCACATGTATGTGAGGGCGCTATTGAAAATTGTCAGCCTGAGAATTTTGTTCACCGAGGCAGcgctgatttttttattaatattttttttattttttcgattGGTTGGCAATTTTTAATAGCGCCCTCACAggaatgtgatatttatttcataataccgattaaaaatcaacacattttatataacaataaacattttaaaaatccatATTGGcagtaataaaaaacaacaaattgtatACTTTTATACAACAATAATCATTAAGACTCAACTTATGTACTTAGAAATCGGCCTTTGATCGGTTCTATTTTGcaattatatgttttgtatggGCATCTGCTCTTATCATTTAGGCGGCCATTAAAAACAATCTAAAACGAACGCACTTATTTCCTGCgcatatgatattattttgccAGTCAACATTACTAGGcagtattaaaaatattaaccgCTAGGCTATAGGGAATTTAACATAGAGAATATAAGTGCGGTATTATAAAAAGACACTaacattcattaaatataaaacactacTTACTAGATTTCTATATAATCGCTTTTGATTAACCGGTTGAtagtaaattattcaaaagctgaattttgttttaacatagtTAACTTTATTCGAAAACCACCAATATTCCattatgttatcattttgaattaatgGTTAGCGGTATTTCTCAACATATTCGCGTCTAATATTCCATATTGAATGACGTTTAGTGGTTGAATCGCCTTTATAATGGCCGGTCAAATTAAAGTTGAAGTGAACGCATCATGTTTCAATTACAGTGCTGTAAAAGGTACGCGATTATTTGAAATGTTGCAGCCGTGCTTAAATGAGATGCcacaatattgcaaaacccGTTTTGTTGTGAAGCTGACTTTAAGTACTAAGTATGAATCTTGATATGTCTAGATCTTCtcattaaacaatgaaaatggtatatttaatagctaaaattCATGTATAGTTTTTCATGTAGACTTAGCAGTTTTAAACTAATGTCCAACATCACTTCATGACGAGCAATGCCTAATATATTTGgaattctttataaaaaatgttcgCGTAGCTGCTCTATGCTTGAACGTTAGGttaaaccagtatttattttttaatacaatcaGTTCAAAAACACATATCAAGTAGACAGATGGTCACAAAGTAATCATGGTAGTCAATATTTGAAAGTATGAGATATCAAGAATTAGTTTTACCTGCAATTGAAGTACACATTTACAGAATTGAAAAGTAAGCATTAATGGTTTTTTCCTTCTGTGTGTCATTTTACATGTGCTGTGAAATACCAGAGGTGACatgatgtcatatttgattcataATTCACAACAGTACACTAAAGAAGAATAAACAGACATTGATAATTATAACAGTTTATGGCGTAATCGAgaagcaaaaatattttaatacacatgttgtctacatgcataaacataaataatatgtttggcATTTTGTAGTGTGGACGATAGAACAGGAGTGAATGAATTTAACGGAAAGAGAGATTAACGGGAAGGAGAAGAGACTTAGTCGAGTCGGAGACGTTGAGTATGTTCGATATTGAAATTAGTTTGTTAAACATTTGGTGTTGGAGGAGGAGATATTGTCACCAAACAGTATAAGCTGTATCGTTATAGTGTTAAGGGTACAGAGACTTAAAACAAGACCTTTCGTTGATTAGTATATAATGGATATGTGAAAAAGTTGAAAGTTTCTTCTATTGCTCCACATGTACACAAGGGACTTTCTTCGATATCCTTAGAGAAGAGTTGTTCATTAAGATTGCTGCAATGCATTCGAAGGCGAGCATGCTGGATGCTGTTGACCCTAGACCCTTGGTCATAGTCAGCAGGTACTTCACGATCATAATTATTAAACGCCAAGCGAAATGATTGTAGCTTTGTAGATTCTCTTGTGGATGACAGAAGCGCATTCCACAAAGAGATTGTTGATGGCAAAAACGACTGCGAGATGTGTTTGCGATTTGCAATGGAAGATCCGTCACTGTGAATAGTTTCTGAGGCTGTATGATGAAGTTTCTGAAACTAATGATGGCATTGCACTAGAAAGATAGAGTGGATTCATAGaattatgcattttgtaaagGAGACACAGTTTATGTTTTTACGTCTCGATTTGAGTTGTTCATGGCATGTTTCtgcaaataattttttaaatgatgcgAGCCGAGTCGCTCCAGTTGTTATACGAGCTACACGCTCCCGGTCATCTTTATCCGTGATTGGTTAAGTTATCCCAGACAGAATCAGCGTACTCAAGAATTTGGCGAATGAAGGTTTTGGTCATAATTTCAAGAGAATGTCGGTCTAGAGAGAACTTAAATTTAAGCATTAATGCGTTTCCATACCTTCAGTTTTATAACGGAAATGAGTTCGTGCCAAGTACCAGTCGATGAAAGAGTGACACATATACCTGTATTGTTGATGAGTTTCCAGAAATCTGTGGATTGGTTTGATGGATCACGCAGTGCTGCTACAAgttttttaaagtgattttCTTTTGCTGAGCGTTtaagtgtgtttgtttgtttgttttcgtaTGCGTTTGTAGGTGAACATGTCTGAAgggatgtttgtgtattttactAGTTTGTAAGCACTCTTCCTTCTGCGAATCGATTTACGGATATCATTTTGCAATCAAGGAGGATCTGATGTTTGAATGGTTACAGTATTGTAAGGAATACATTCGCAAATACAACAACATTAGCTTGTAAAAACTTAACgtgtacacatatatattagAATCAatacatgaatttaaaaaaaataagagcACGCATGCGTTTATAATTACCTTCTTTCCAAAATAACCTCTTAAAGGTTTGAGCATTTACTTTACATAAAGACGTTCGAATAAACCATTACCTATACTAACTGTAGCTCGTGATCTTTTTCCATTCTAAAAATCACGTGTACATTATTGCCCATGTTATTACGCTATTTATTTATgagatattaaatattttcaatttaaaatattacagtGAACATTGATACCCTGacgcttttttaaaattaaacagtaaaGTTTAATTCGAAACGCGCTTTTCTTTCTTAATAAACAATTGCGTCCGTGTTTTTTTATCAcgatattaatttttaaacatattgctCTAAACTGGACTATTTTTCAAACCATAATGCAAAGAAAGCCGTTttcgtttttcattttatttaactcTTTTTTGTGTAAAGCACTAGTAAAACCAATACAAATATGTGACAAAAACGttgaattgttttcatatatttatatagtttgaaGCAATTTTCCACAGcttttaaattttagtttatataCTATGCAACGAAACTCAGAAATAACTTTTCATCAACATTATAACATGTCgtagtaacaaaaataaatgaatattttagtCGTACCTATGTATGTTTCTGTATCTgagtgatatatttaaatatatcatgcatatatatatataagataaatattCCTTTGTAAATTACTCAAAATTTCCACTTTCTATTTTCATTCACTTCATATGTTGAAAGTGGAAACTAACAAAGAAATTATCAATCCAATCATAAATGTTGGCCGTGGCCTCGCGCAGCATCTTTGCTTCTAACAGAGATTTCTTcatcacaaaacaaaataaatgcaaatatagaAGGAAtatcaagacaaaaataaaacagttccAAGTTGAAAACATGTTAGTGGTAAAACAgtcttaaatgtgttttttaattcaaatatataacttttaatgaaatttcGTACTTctaattttgttgaaaattcatactaaatttcatttaaaaacaaatatcgaGACTAACCTGAGTTGAATCTGTTTGCAGGAAAATATAGTCCGCCAATAGTCTTTCGCTGGACTGGTTACGCCCTAGGTTTCGCAGTTATCACACGCAGCATAATATAAACAAGGTACTCTGTATCGGTCCAATGAATTCAGCTAAAGGTACACACTCGAACTCTTGTGATAATTACGTCACGGTGTTCAGTGTCATATCTTTTCAAATATATGTGAGTAAAACGGTAGTTGCCGAAAAAAGTTCGTTTACTATGCATCTTATCGAATTATTTCGATCAGAGTATTCGAAAGAAGAAAGGGCTaccaaatcaaaatattattgaagGATATGCATTTGTATTACACATACTTACAAGCGCCTTAAAACAATACACAGCCCGGGAGATATTCAAAAGGCCTGttctttatatatgtttttaaataattagagGAGTATAAGTGTGCGACATAAGCGAACTATTCTTCGAAACATAACTTAAAGAAGCAGCTATAACATGTTTGCTTTCACCCTTTGATATACAAGTTAACTATATTTGGTGGCCAAGTTAACCGTATAAATTGTATAAGCGTTCTATGTTTCGAGACCTATTCGTCTTCAACATCGATTTTGGCATATCCGTTTAATGTTGATTTTCTAATTACTAGAATAGCCTATGTGTTATGTTCAGTGTTCTGAATGGTCTTAAGCCTTTGAATGATTTTCAGCATTTCAAGTGtaacaacaatgtttttatttgaaatgatatatgGTATCCAGGTAGTAGGTGTGTTTCCTTTTGTGCAACTCTTTGTTCATGGTAGTATGGTGGGCTTCTTTTTGTACAACTCTTAGTAAATGGTAGTATGTTGTGCTTCTTTTTGTACAACTCTTTGTTTATGGTAGTATGTTGTGCTTCTTTTTGTACAACTCTTTGTTCATTGGTTTGTTCATTGCAGTATGCTTCTTTTCAGTCAACTTTTTGTTTATGATAGTGTACTTTttgtgcattacagtatgataTGCATTTTTACAGCTCAGGTCTTTGTTCATGTGTCTTTTCTTACAACTCTTTCTTCATGGTAGTATGATGTGCTTCTTGGTGTACAACTCTTTTGTCATGGAAGTATGGTGTGCTTCTTGTTACTTTAACTATTTGTTCATTACAGTATCAAATGGTTCTTTCCAGTTCAACTCTTTGTTCATGGTAGTATGCGGTGATTCTTTTTGCACAACTCTTTCTTCATGGTAGTATGATGTGCTTCTTTGTGTACAACTCTTTTATAATGGTAGTATGGTGTAGTTCTTGTTACTTCAACCCTTTGTTCATTGCAGTATGATATGATTCTGTTCAGTTCAACTCGTTGTTTATGGTAGTATGCCGTGCTTCTTCTCGTTCAACTCTTTGATCATTGCAGTATGATATGCTTTTATTAAGTTCAACTCTTTTTTCATGGTAGTATGCGGGGTTCTTTTTGTACAACTCTCTATTTATGGTAGTTTGATGCGCTTCTTTGTTACGACtcttttttcattgtattatgcTGTGCTTTTTTCAGTTAAACTCTTTGATCATTGCTGTATGATATGCTTCTTTTAAGTTCAACTCTTTGTTTATTGCAGTATGATCTTTTTATCGTTTTAGATCAACTCTTTGATCATGGTAGTATGCTGTGTTTTTTCAGTTAAACTCTTTGATCTTTGCGGTATGGTATGCATCTTTTCACTTCAACTCTTTGTTCATTGCAGTATGATATGCTTCTTTTCCGTTCAGCTCTTTGTTCATGGTAGTATGcggtgattttttttcagttcaaCTCTTTGATAACGGTTTTATGCGGTGCTTCTTTTCAGTACAACTCTGTGTTCATTGCAgtattatatgcatttttcagtTTAGCTCTTTGTTCATGGTAAAAGTGTTTGCATCTTGTTACTTCAACACTTTTTTCATTGCagtttgatatttcttttcagTTCAGCTCTTTGTTCATGGTAGTTTGCTGTGTCACTTTTTGTGTCACTCTTAGTTTATTGCAGTATGAAATGCATCTTTTCAGCTGAGCCCTTTGTTGACGATAGTATGCGGTGTTGCTTTTTATACACCTTTTTGTTCATGGTAGTATGAAGTGTTTCTTTTTGATCAACTCTTTGTTAATCGCAGTTTGTCATGCTTCTTTTCAATTCAACTCATTAATAATGGTAGTATGCTGTGATTTTTTTCAGCTTAACTCTTTGTTCATGATAGTATGCGGTGTGTCTGTTTGTACAACTTTTTGTGCATGGTAATATGAAATGAATCGTTTCAGTTCAACTCTTTTTTCATCGCAGTACGATATCCTTCTTTCAGTTCAACTCTTTGTTCATGGTAGTATGATATGCATCTTTTCGGTTCAGCTCTTTGTTCATGATAGTAtgatatgcatttatttcagttcaGCTCTTTGTTCATGGCAGTCTGCGTTGTTTCTATTTGCTTAACACGGTGCATGATAGTATGCTTAGTTTTTTAGGTCAACTCTTTGTTTATGGTAGTATGTTGTGCTTCTTTTTGATCAACTCTTCGTTTATGGTAATGATGGGTTGTGAGCTGCgtatttattaacaaagttAAAAAGTGGATCTTTAAACtaagtatttgaaatatttaccttttagtgttgtaaataaatcattttgcatTTACAATGTAATGAAGTCTGTCTTTTTGCGATGGATTAAACATGACGGAAAATAATTAACTTGAGAaatcttatttgtttacaaaggaCAGAAAAAACTAATCTACCGAATGTTTCACCTCTTGAACAGGTGCGATTGGCTTTAAACCATTGTTTGCATTAGCAATCTTATAACAAGACATTCCCTTAGATaattaaaatatgacaatagTTAAAAGGAAACCGTTATCATTACTAACAACaatatattgattaatattttgaaatcagcgTACATTTCTAAGAACTAGTTCTTGCTGAACTGTTTACCTCTGAGGAAGATGAGCTGCTGTCTCATAgactgacagttttgacatttttgactTTGTTCTCTTTTTCTCAGAAAATAAGCTGATTTTGGTAACTCTTAACAGACCAGATCTCGATTGTAAatcaaaaatgccaaaattcatttttcgtcaatgttagtaacgctttaagccgtaaaacatcaattttcgaacatagATATGAAAAATTTCGATCTATTCTTTGGTAACttctgtattatttaaaatatttttttttcaaatttcatttataccgatagtttaaaagtttaagtttagtttaaatattcatcTTGATACTCAGTCGCACGTTCCCTATTAATGTGATTCGGTATGAATGATACTGACAGTTCGTTTCCCATTTCTATTATGGGCAAAGACATGTTTACAataagtgaaaacaataactttatatgatgtttttagcattcttaaaccgttagaagATTTTATCAAAGAATTTTGCGGTAGCATTTCTAAAACAAGAATATAACACCACCGATAACAAATTAAACCTTTGGATTAGGTTAAAAACTAAGAAATGCTCCAAGCGCAGCATTTAGGATCGATAACTCCATATGAAGCTacattattctttttaaatgaagtatGATTTACTTCATGCATTATTTCTTTCTTGGCATACactaattaattatatttgatgtaTTCAAATTTATGTTGGACACTGGGAAACCGTCTATATAGTAAAAAAAGAGCAATATTTACTGACGAATGGTCATCCCTCGGCGGTTTTTAAGTAGTAATAATGACGTACTTTGTTTGAATTGCCCACAAACTATAtcgagtatatatatatatctgtttttGCCAGGTCTACAGTAAAAGAGTCAATATACATATGTTTTCTTGCCGAATGGATTTAAATTGCGATTTATGAACATGACGATATTGTCTAGGCATTTCATGTTggaataattaatataaaacaagaaacattcatCTTTGGACATAAGAACAGCGCTTGTTTTTGGGAGCTGAGTTGGCTCTTTTCATCCTATATAAACCGGATCATACTCCATACCTCATTTACAACCTTTTCACTTCTTTTAATTAATGCAATGcaaaattttacttaaaaagtttgttttttttacttgacGAGATTCTTACATTTTAATGTCGTGTTGTGGTGGCAACCCTTTTATCCGTACTCCGTATGCAGAGGTTAATTACTTCGTGATAATACAATATGTCCTGAGTTTATGATAAATTCTTTAAGCTCGATTGTGATGAAAATTAATAGCTGAATAATAAcgctcgagtccgtttccttgGCAGAATCCAGcattaatgttcattttaagaGGAACCTAGTGAGGAACAACACACaccctctttggtgagaggcggaTGCCTAcaccactagtccactctcGCCCACTATGGTAAATGTTTGATTCTTAAAAATAGAAGACAAATTAAGCTGGAGATAAGGGACGTTTATTTTTATCGTAACTATCAATGAACaatttcaactgaaaaaaacattgtgtATTACTTTGGACGTTACTTTCCTTTCAAAGGAACTCGCATCTACGTGTAAAATGTATCATCGTGAAAatgaatgatattgtttaaagttttaaaggGGCAAACTATACGCTGATGCATTCGTTGAtaattttcaatgcattattatgttttattcatttgaaaataataatcaaaacaatgcaaaaatcATATCCTTTTGTgtagagctaaaaacaataataacgtTATTTTTGGATTATTTTTGACTGGTGAATTTGTGGTCATGCatctattaattgaaaaaaatacattgataaaggaaaaaataaaattgttaccctttatttatttttatacgaACCTTAAAGCAAATTTTTGTAACGATCAGATTCAGTATGTAGTTAAGTTCGTTTCCATTCATACTGGCAAAAGCGGTTTCAAATAAGTGAAGGGTAACACGAATCGAAACTTATTCGCGCCAGTTTGTTCCAAGAGCGCCAGTTTGTTCCAAGAGTGTGTTTGAGTGTGTACTTATCCTCATGATAGCTTTAAAAACAACAGTGTTGCGTTGAGAAACAGATGTCaagtgtgtgtggggggggggagcaTAATCACACCAGTTGTTACGAAGGGTAATATAAACGACGCTTAACATTATAGAGGAATCACTCTAATAAACATCATAGCCAATATTTACTCACAAATTCtccttaataaataaacaaattggtCCGTTGAGAATGAAAAGCAATTCGGTTTTCAGATAGGGAAATCTATATCTgactgtattttcattttacattcGATTATCTCGAAAGCACTAAGCGAAAAAGAAAAACTTAATGTGTGTTTATTGATTATCAACAATTTTTTCATCGCATTGACCACACATATCAATGGcacaaattgttaaatgaaaatataagtgGCCGCTTTGTCATTGCTCTTAAAGCGATGTATAACTGTGTTAAGTCGATGTTATAAGTCATTCGTCGTTATCTCCCTTTTTGAAACTTCACTCGGAGTTAAACAGGGGGATACTAGCTCTCCTCTTTAAGCGATGTTCTTTATAAATGAccatatatttaatgttaattctaATCTGCCGGGGGTGATATATCTAGAAGATATAAATAGATTCCCTTTATGTTATGCCGATGATATGGTACTTTTTGCAAAATAAGCTGAAACTCTAGGTTAATGTTAAACTGCATTTAAAACAGACGATTCTAATAtgtaacatacaaaaataaaaactagGCCACTCAAgttaaaaatactttgaatgGACATGGTTTTTCTAATATTTGGCGAATTAAATGTATTGGTAACTACACATTTGAGGTAATCAAAAAGAGAATGATAGATACATATTGCCAAAGCTGGTACACAGATATCAATTATTCTGCTAGATTAAGAACATACGCCTTATTTAAGCATGcttttatcagaaaaaaaactatcCATG is from Mya arenaria isolate MELC-2E11 chromosome 9, ASM2691426v1 and encodes:
- the LOC128203579 gene encoding QRFP-like peptide receptor; the protein is MNNTTEIAGTDSYVAELMLIDRVPVWCRHFLTTFLAVAFLLGIPGNCLIVKVHYNLKKRSVTDWMVFYLAVSDLCSLSICAPSFIMTNVGVWNMIMPSWMCKIHFTTANMAFLSSNILIAFTALARVRKTLGKEDLISSKQACYFGIGIIIGSLCFSSIAFILTGNNVNGHCYFIPEMKKLQMYVYIIYVVIALICSVITFVSYGKIVVSLRNWRRIGPGEGNVNNAFNRNYLRSVRSSKIMGVVSFVFVISAVIPGTSLSILMGMNLQINLYLTNILIFFFSRIYFINNFANPLLYICMSSSFRRNMFSCT